A part of Synchiropus splendidus isolate RoL2022-P1 chromosome 19, RoL_Sspl_1.0, whole genome shotgun sequence genomic DNA contains:
- the brd4 gene encoding bromodomain-containing protein 4 isoform X1 — protein sequence MDYKMHAKSNDLLDFQKLDALLEKIAHSVSVKRESSEECNGISGALSVESVPGPRLNWCPANTTTPAPALAPAPGPEPMPNPVRMRDGLEVAQMSGSSSSQGQAQQMGNPPPPEYISMDRPKRQTNQLQYLLKVVVKTLWKHQFAWPFQSPVDAVKLNLPDYYSIIKNPMDMGTIKKRLENSYYLNAQECIHDFNTMFTNCYMYNKPGDDIVLMAESLEKAFIQKLHDMPKEETEIVVMTGKGRGRGRREAGITLKPGAIIDSPSSTPQTRGLSNLSAVPQIRGTVQGPPLLPPQTQMQALSHVPPLLTNHAQQLSVPYSLNPSDCAPQLPIMTSVPPPGQTALPPIQSAAPMLQNPITMTKPRKSQKRKADTTTPTANDQLSESSPVESKSGKILPRRESARPTKVMKKEAPDSQHHIVMGLGLSGTSGSHSPKPQDQLGYCASLVRDMLSKKHAGYAWPFYKPVDVDALGLHDYHDIIKHPMDLSTIKAKLENRQYRDPQEFAADVRLMFSNCYKYNPPDHEVVSMARKLQDVFEMRFAKMPDEPESKAIVSAPTAALHHPAPVKPQPPLSQVASSSDSSSDSSSESESSWDDSEEERAQRLAELQEQLKAVHEQLAALSQPQASKPKKKEKDKKEKKKDKHKKKASVPGLDDIQDATPVLQMSKKNKTSNNNKDLSKKRNKKEGVKNTHPTNVQHVPGSEDDIGAGGSAVAGEKCKPMTYEEKRQLSLDINKLPGDKLGRVVHIIQSREPSLKNSNPDEIEIDFETLKPSTLRELERYVSLCLRKKKKGGADKPLDSLAASKKTGSSSDSSGSSSDSEAEAAAKQQKKKGHSSKEGKKTNHHSQVPPAPTGLQSQPVGFQPNNQMKQHQPSPAGFVPPPPVTALESSQMLENAFDSLPSFGQPLMHLSHQTGNSSSPAPPHLNAHSGAPVSPETHPFLNQHPVLTSPALHSSMPQQPSRPSHKAAPLHPKFLQQQQQQQQQQQQPPPQNPPALQQQQPPPQQPPQQPPQQPPQALQLQPAAPQSHQLPQQILQAAQPLHQRPMSPPTITPQGLLSSQPPQMLLEDDEEPALSATLNPVQLYLQHFQQACQPQQSLQSLQTQARQQQQQQQQQQQQQQQSGQASLLQPAPAQPQLPSHKTLPPPQLSVQVPAPATPQLQAPTQQMPLQQPRHMHTQQQPQVPPLNFEQAPGLAGPTQALQHKVPMATNKAQQIIQQQEQPTPRPTKTESFMAGHLRDNPSPLMMHSPQLPQFPPVSHHSPPHHMQPKKQRPPGGQALKEEKLPPSPVMRGEPFNPAMRPDHLKHPDNKPSQLSHSQQNLKSVESSRPVIRSSEPSGPPPPLQDKEKFKQESKPHSAPKKSQGNDVKLKNMGSWASLAQKSSSAPMSAVKSSSDSFEQFRRAAREKEEREKALKAQAEQAEKDRIRREQDKTRRDEDDIMETSRRVHEEPRRRQEPPQQQQQHISAPPQQQPQQQQQPEPQLLPVQPPPPPPTPPQPAAQNPLDQQRELARRREQERRRREAMAATIDMNFQSDLMAIFEENLF from the exons ATGGATTACAAAATGCATGCCAAGTCAAACGATTTACTGGATTTTCAAAAGCTGGATGCTCTTCTGGAAAAAATTGCACATTCTGTCTCAGTGAAAAG AGAGTCCAGCGAGGAGTGCAATGGGATCAGTGGTGCTCTGTCAGTGGAGTCTGTGCCGGGGCCAAGACTAAACTGGTGTCCTGCCAACACCACAACCCCTGCCCCTGCTCTAGCTCCCGCTCCGGGGCCCGAGCCAATGCCCAACCCAGTGAGAATGAGGGACGGCCTGGAGGTTGCGCAGATGTCGGGCAGCAGCAGTAGCCAGGGGCAGGCCCAGCAAATGGGCAATCCCCCACCTCCAGAGTACATCAGCATGGATCGGCCTAAACGTCAGACCAATCAGCTGCAGTACCTGCTGAAGGTGGTGGTGAAGACCTTATGGAAGCACCAGTTCGCCTGGCCCTTCCAGTCCCCAGTGGATGCAGTCAAACTCAACTTGCCA GATTACTATTCAATAATCAAAAACCCAATGGACATGGGAACAATCAAGAAAAGGCTTGAGAACAGTTACTACTTGAATGCCCAAGAATGTATCCACGATTTCAACACAATGTTTACCAACTGCTACATGTACAACAAG CCTGGTGATGACATAGTCCTCATGGCAGAGTCTTTAGAGAAGGCTTTTATCCAGAAGCTCCATGACATGCCTAAGGAAGAGACCGAGATTGTTGTCATGACTGGGAAGGGCCGGGGCCGTGGCCGGCGAGAAGCAG GTATCACCTTAAAACCAGGGGCCATTATTGATTCTCCATCATCAACCCCACAAACAAGGGGTCTGTCCAACCTCTCTGCTGTACCACAGATTAGAGGCACAGTGCAGGGGCCACCTTTGCTACCTCCCCAGACTCAAATGCAGGCTCTCTCCCACGTCCCCCCTCTGTTAACAAACCATGCACAACAGCTCAGTGTACCCTACTCCTTAAATCCATCGGACTGTGCGCCTCAACTTCCCATCATGACTTCTGTGCCTCCCCCTGGTCAAACGGCCCTCCCACCCATACAGAGCGCTGCCCCTATGCTGCAAAATCCTATCACCATGACCAAA CCAAGAAAGAGCCAGAAAAGAAAAGCGGACACCACAACACCAACGGCGAACGACCAACTAAGCGAGTCTTCCCCCGTCGAGTCCAAGTCAGGAAAGATACTGCCGAGGCGAGAAAGCGCCAGGCCGACCAAAGTCATGAAGAAGGAGGCGCCGGACTCTCAGCACCATATAGTCATGGGATTGGGCTTGAGTGGGACCAGTGGAAGTCACAGTCCCAAACCCCAAGATCAGCTGGGCTACTGTGCTAGTCTGGTCAGGGACATGTTATCAAAGAAACACGCCGGTTATGCCTGGCCGTTCTACAAACCCGTTGATGTAGATGCACTGGGATTACACGATTATCACGACATCATCAAACATCCCATGGACCTCAGCACCATCAAG GCCAAGCTGGAAAACAGGCAATACCGGGATCCTCAGGAGTTTGCTGCTGATGTGCGATTAATGTTTTCAAACTGCTACAAGTACAACCCCCCAGACCATGAAGTGGTTTCCATGGCACGCAAGTTACAG GATGTTTTCGAGATGCGCTTTGCCAAAATGCCTGATGAACCAGAGAGCAAGGCAATTGTCTCTGCCCCCACTGCTGCTCTCCATCACCCCGCCCCAGTCAAGCCCCAGCCTCCTCTGAGCCAAGTGGCctcctcttcagacagctcCAGTGACTCATCGTCGGAGTCCGAGTCTTCCTGGGACGACTCGGAAGAGGAAAGAGCTCAGAGGTTGGCAGAGCTCCAGGAACAG CTGAAGGCTGTCCATGAGCAGCTGGCTGCCCTGTCCCAACCACAGGCCAGCAAaccaaagaaaaaagagaaggataagaaagagaagaagaaagacaaacacaaaaagaaagcaAGCGTGCCTGGCCTTGACGACATCCAGGATGCGACACCTGTTTTACAGATGTCGAAGAAGAACAAGACcagtaacaacaacaaagacCTTTCCAAAAAGAGGaa taaAAAAGAGGGTGTGAAAAACACTCATCCCACCAATGTGCAACATGTCCCTGGCTCGGAGGACGACATCGGGGCGGGAGGGTCAGCTGTGGCGGGCGAGAAGTGCAAGCCTATGACCTACGAGGAGAAGAGGCAGCTCAGCTTGGACATCAACAAACTTCCCGGTGACAAACTTGGCCGTGTGGTTCATATCATCCAGTCAAGAGAGCCCTCACTCAAGAACTCCAACCCGGATGAGATTGAGATTGACTTTGAAACACTAAAGCCTTCCACTCTGCGCGAGTTGGAGAGATATGTTTCCCTCTGTCTacgcaagaagaagaagggtggag ctgACAAACCTTTGGATTCGTTGGCTGCCTCCAAAAAGACTGGCTCCTCCTCCGACAGCAGCGGCTCCAGCTCAGACAGTGAAGCTGAGGCAGCAG cgaagcagcagaagaaaaaggGACACTCTTCAAAGGAGGGCAAGAAAACGAACCATCACAGTCAGGTTCCTCCTGCTCCAACTGGGCTTCAATCGCAGCCTGTTGGCTTTCAGCCCAACAACCAGATGAAGCAGCATCAGCCTTCTCCTGCAGGCTTTGTGCCTCCTCCTCCCGTCACCGCTCTGGAGTCTTCACAAATGTTGGAAAATGCCTTCGACTCCCTGCCTTCTTTCGGCCAGCCACTCATGCACCTGTCACACCAAACCGGCaactcctcctctcctgcaccACCACACCTTAATGCTCACTCGGGGGCGCCAGTGTCCCCGGAGACGCACCCGTTCCTCAACCAACATCCCGTCCTCACGTCGCCAG CCTTGCACAGCTCCATGCCTCAGCAGCCTTCCCGACCCAGTCACAAGGCGGCACCTCTTCACCCCAagttcctccagcagcagcagcagcagcagcagcagcagcagcagccgcctcCTCAGAACCCGCCAGCCCTGCAGCAACAGCAACCACCACCACAGCAGCCGCCACAGCAGCCGCCACAGCAGCCGCCACAAGCGCTCCAGCTGCAACCAGCAGCACCTCAGTCTCATCAGCTCCCGCAGCAGATCCTCCAGGCCGCTCAGCCTTTGCACCAGAGGCCGATGTCACCCCCAACCATCACCCCCCAGGGCTTGCTGTCTTCTCAGCCTCCCCAGATGTTGCTGGAGGACGATGAAGAGCCTGCCTTGTCGGCCACTTTGAACCCGGTGCAGTTGTATCTGCAGCATTTCCAGCAGGCCTGTCAGCCCCAGCAGTCCCTGCAGTCCCTCCAAACTCAGGCccggcaacaacaacaacaacaacaacaacagcagcagcagcagcagcagtcaggaCAGGCGTCTCTGCTGCAGCCCGCCCCGGCCCAGCCTCAACTCCCCTCTCATAAGACGCTGCCTCCCCCCCAGCTCTCGGTCCAGGTCCCGGCTCCAGCCACCCCGCAGCTTCAAGCTCCGACCCAGCAGATGCCCCTCCAGCAGCCTCGCCACATGCAcactcagcagcagccacaAGTGCCGCCGCTGAACTTCGAGCAAGCGCCCGGGCTCGCGGGCCCGACCCAGGCTTTGCAACACAAGGTTCCCATGGCGACCAACAAAGCACAGCAGATCATCCAGCAGCAAGAGCAGCCGACTCCTCGCCCAACTAAGACTGAGTCTTTCATGGCTG GTCATCTGCGGGATAATCCGTCTCCTCTCATGATGCACTCGCCGCAACTCCCCCAGTTCCCACCCGTGTCGCACCACTCCCCACCTCACCATATGCAGCCCAAAAAG CAGAGGCCCCCTGGTGGTCAAgcgctgaaggaggagaagcttCCCCCGTCAccagtgatgagaggagagccCTTCAACCCGGCCATGAGACCGGACCATCTCAAACACCCCGACAACAAACCGTCTCAGCTCAGCCACAGCCAACAGA ATCTGAAGTCTGTGGAGAGCTCGCGACCTGTCATCCGCTCCTCTGAGCCCAGTGGGCCCCCGCCTCCCCTGCAAGACAAGGAGAAGTTCAAACAGGAGTCAAAGCCACACTCCGCTCCCAAGAAGTCGCAGGGCAAC GATGTGAAACTGAAGAACATGGGCTCATGGGCCAGCCTGGCACAGAAGTCCTCGTCGGCACCCATGTCTGCGGTGAAGTCGTCCAGCGACAGTTTCGAGCAGTTTCGCCGGGCCGCCCGCGAGAAGGAGGAGCGGGAGAAAGCTCTGAAGGCCCAAGCCGAGCAGGCGGAGAAGGACAGGATACGCCGGGAGCAGGACAAGACACG TCGGGATGAGGACGACATCATGGAGACCAGCAGGAGGGTGCACGAGGAGCCGCGCCGGCGCCAGGAGccaccgcagcagcagcagcagcacatctcAGCACCTCCACAGCAGcaaccgcagcagcagcagcagccagagcctCAGCTGCTGCCGGTGCAACCGCCTCCACCGCCCCCCACCCCGCCTCAGCCTGCCGCACAAAACCCCCTcgaccagcagagggagctaGCACGCCGCAGAGAGCAGGAGAGGCGGAGGAGAGAAGCG ATGGCGGCGACGATTGACATGAATTTCCAAAGTGACTTGATGGCCATTTTTGAGGAGAACTTGTTTTGA